A single Acidobacteriota bacterium DNA region contains:
- the ggt gene encoding gamma-glutamyltransferase — MSRLATIASRPLARRPVAGVLVAAFLLGVSCAGPEAVREAASGQSSWGLGGTAPAAEGAHGMVVSGHGLASDVGAGVLEQGGNAIDAAVAVGFALAAVLPAAGNIGGGGFLIYRSNDGEVRALDYREKAPGAATRDMFLDDEGKVAESAVVGHLAAGVPGSVAGLWEMHRTYGSLPWSDLVAPAVELARSHEIDEPRSRSLESAAPRLNRFPASAMQFLVDGEAPPPGAMLEQPDLAATLQAIADQGPDGFYRGRVADLIVAEMERGVGLISLQDLEDYAPVWREPVEVAYRGHTIYSMPPVSSGGLTLGLILNILEGWDPLPPFGSPDLIHLEAEAMRLAFRDRNTLLGDPDFVDVPRGQFESQDYADGLRARIDPERARPLPPIEVAPPAESTETTHYSVVDRWGNAASVTTTINSGFGNAVTVTGAGFLLNNEMDDFAASPGQPNQFGLVEGENNAIVPGKRMLSSMTPSIVLDLEGELMMVVGTPGGPTIITTVYHVISNVIDHGMGLRQAVESPRVHHQAWPDQVFYEEGGLAAETLEALAARGHELVERGLSGDVSAVLVEGSSLLGVADPRRGGDVSAPRGDAPAGG; from the coding sequence ATGAGCCGGCTCGCGACCATTGCCTCGCGTCCGCTCGCTCGCCGCCCGGTTGCAGGCGTTCTGGTCGCCGCGTTCCTGCTCGGCGTTTCCTGCGCGGGGCCCGAGGCGGTACGAGAAGCTGCTTCGGGACAGTCGTCCTGGGGTCTCGGCGGCACGGCGCCGGCGGCTGAGGGCGCACACGGCATGGTCGTCAGCGGCCACGGCCTCGCCTCCGACGTCGGCGCCGGGGTTCTGGAACAGGGCGGAAACGCTATCGACGCCGCCGTAGCTGTCGGCTTCGCGCTCGCCGCGGTCCTGCCCGCCGCCGGCAACATCGGCGGCGGCGGGTTTCTGATCTACCGGTCGAACGACGGCGAAGTCCGTGCGCTGGACTACCGCGAGAAGGCGCCGGGTGCGGCGACCCGCGACATGTTTCTGGACGATGAAGGCAAGGTCGCGGAGAGCGCGGTTGTCGGTCACCTCGCGGCCGGCGTGCCGGGTTCGGTGGCCGGGCTCTGGGAGATGCACCGGACGTACGGATCCCTGCCCTGGAGCGACCTGGTCGCACCGGCGGTCGAGTTGGCCCGGAGCCACGAGATCGACGAGCCGCGATCGCGGAGTCTGGAGTCGGCCGCGCCGCGCCTCAACCGGTTCCCGGCCAGCGCGATGCAGTTCCTGGTCGATGGCGAGGCACCGCCACCGGGGGCGATGCTGGAACAGCCAGACCTCGCGGCCACGCTTCAGGCGATCGCGGACCAGGGTCCGGACGGCTTTTATCGCGGCCGCGTTGCCGACCTGATCGTCGCTGAGATGGAGCGCGGCGTGGGGCTCATCTCGCTCCAGGACCTCGAGGACTACGCGCCGGTGTGGCGCGAGCCGGTCGAGGTCGCCTACCGCGGACACACGATCTACTCGATGCCGCCGGTTTCTTCCGGCGGCCTGACCCTGGGCCTGATCCTGAACATCCTCGAGGGCTGGGATCCCCTGCCGCCGTTCGGCAGTCCCGACCTGATCCACCTGGAGGCCGAAGCCATGCGGCTCGCGTTCCGGGACCGAAACACCCTGCTCGGCGACCCGGACTTCGTCGACGTACCGCGCGGGCAGTTCGAGTCGCAGGACTACGCCGACGGGCTGCGGGCCCGGATCGATCCCGAGAGAGCGCGGCCGCTGCCGCCGATCGAGGTCGCGCCGCCCGCGGAGAGCACCGAGACGACCCACTACTCCGTGGTCGACCGCTGGGGCAACGCGGCGTCGGTCACGACGACGATCAACAGCGGCTTCGGCAACGCCGTCACCGTCACCGGCGCCGGTTTCCTGCTGAACAACGAGATGGACGACTTCGCCGCCTCGCCGGGTCAGCCGAACCAGTTCGGCCTGGTCGAGGGCGAGAACAACGCCATCGTCCCGGGCAAGCGGATGTTGTCGTCCATGACCCCGAGCATTGTGCTCGACCTCGAGGGCGAACTGATGATGGTCGTCGGCACACCCGGCGGCCCGACGATCATCACCACCGTCTACCACGTGATCTCGAACGTCATCGACCACGGAATGGGGCTGCGGCAGGCGGTCGAGAGTCCGCGGGTGCATCACCAGGCGTGGCCGGACCAGGTGTTCTACGAGGAAGGCGGTCTTGCCGCCGAGACGCTCGAGGCTCTGGCGGCGAGGGGCCACGAGCTGGTCGAGCGCGGCCTGAGCGGGGACGTGTCCGCGGTCCTGGTAGAGGGGTCGAGCCTGCTTGGCGTGGCGGATCCGCGCCGGGGCGGCGACGTCAGCGCACCAAGAGGGGACGCGCCCGCGGGCGGGTAG
- a CDS encoding carboxylate-amine ligase, which translates to MQTKLPELTIGIEEEYQIIDPETRELKPFIQEFLEQGQIVLQEQIKAEQLQCQVEVGSEVCRSIDEARQELIRLRRSIGHLASRNGLRIAAASTHPFSSWQEQDVTEAERYVTMQETFGDVARRLLIFGMHVHIGIPDRNLRMDIMDQSLYFLPHLLALSTSSPLWQGRDTGLKSYRSVIFESLPRSGLPPSLRSYAEYERLVDVLVQTRCIEEPTQIWWDVRPHPKFPTIEFRVCDVCTKIDEALCLTALLMAIVAKLIRLRRNNQAWRRYPRHLIYENKWRAMRYGIDGKLIDFGKGEEVPLRFLTLELLEFVDDVLDELGVRKEAEYVHTILAEGTSADRQIARAEGGNLHAVVDGLIEETREGCD; encoded by the coding sequence ATGCAGACCAAGCTCCCCGAGCTGACGATCGGCATTGAGGAGGAGTACCAGATCATCGACCCCGAAACCCGGGAGTTGAAGCCCTTCATCCAAGAGTTCCTGGAGCAGGGACAGATCGTGCTCCAGGAGCAGATCAAGGCGGAGCAGCTGCAGTGCCAGGTCGAGGTCGGCAGCGAGGTCTGCCGCTCGATCGACGAGGCCCGCCAGGAGCTCATCCGGCTGCGGCGCTCGATCGGACACCTGGCGTCGCGGAACGGCCTCCGCATCGCGGCCGCCAGCACCCATCCGTTCTCCTCCTGGCAGGAACAGGACGTCACGGAGGCGGAGCGCTACGTCACGATGCAGGAGACCTTCGGCGACGTTGCACGGCGACTGCTGATCTTCGGCATGCACGTCCACATAGGCATTCCCGATCGCAACCTGCGAATGGACATCATGGACCAGTCGCTCTACTTCCTTCCCCACCTACTGGCGCTGTCGACGAGCTCGCCACTCTGGCAGGGGCGGGACACCGGGCTCAAGTCCTATCGGTCCGTGATCTTCGAGAGCCTGCCCCGCTCGGGCCTGCCGCCTTCGCTCCGGTCCTATGCCGAGTACGAGCGGCTGGTCGACGTCCTGGTGCAGACGAGGTGCATCGAGGAGCCGACCCAGATCTGGTGGGACGTCCGCCCCCACCCCAAGTTCCCGACGATCGAGTTTCGCGTCTGCGACGTATGCACGAAGATCGACGAGGCGCTGTGCCTCACCGCGCTTCTGATGGCGATCGTGGCCAAACTGATCCGGTTGCGCAGGAACAACCAGGCGTGGCGCCGCTATCCGCGCCACCTGATCTACGAGAACAAGTGGCGCGCCATGCGCTACGGCATCGACGGCAAGCTGATCGACTTCGGCAAGGGCGAGGAGGTGCCGCTACGGTTCCTGACCCTGGAACTGCTCGAGTTCGTCGACGACGTGCTCGACGAACTCGGCGTCCGCAAGGAAGCCGAGTACGTCCACACGATCCTCGCCGAAGGCACCAGCGCCGACCGCCAGATCGCCCGCGCCGAAGGGGGCAACCTCCACGCCGTCGTCGACGGCCTGATCGAAGAGACCCGCGAAGGCTGCGACTGA
- a CDS encoding VanZ family protein translates to MRRFAAPALIALWIVGSAPFLGRLTRWIQEDVDRSLLVIVPTILFWVAAAAFVVWVVRSARRLRRKNWIAMALGLLWAAVQATALARGRPEESALERMHLVLYGVVALLLYRVFLRGGRSAIAAAFSAAVLTSLLGIADEFIQWLVWVRAGDFYDCLLNASAAGCGVVFGAGLFGFDTDAPSPAERRALAGLWVVFAVASVGLVDLTNLGHRISDPELGSFRSNYSAERLESLNEDRRARWPANQPPTPPFQPWQVEDHFLSEAAWHVQARNEAFDAEDWPTAAAEQAILNRYYPAVLEEVRNPDGSLRHAFPPDRVRRLQQEGAVPVPTYESAAGGNRIWIWPGFLAPALLFFSLLAVVPLFMARPSRGTPQDSL, encoded by the coding sequence ATGCGCCGCTTCGCGGCACCTGCCCTGATCGCCCTGTGGATCGTCGGTTCGGCGCCCTTCCTGGGGCGGCTCACCCGGTGGATTCAGGAGGACGTCGACCGTTCGCTTCTTGTGATCGTCCCGACGATCCTGTTCTGGGTCGCGGCGGCGGCCTTCGTGGTTTGGGTGGTTCGTTCGGCACGGCGCCTGCGACGGAAGAACTGGATCGCGATGGCGCTCGGTCTGCTGTGGGCGGCCGTCCAGGCGACAGCACTCGCCCGCGGACGCCCCGAAGAGTCCGCTCTCGAGCGAATGCACCTGGTTCTCTACGGAGTGGTCGCTCTGCTGCTCTACCGGGTCTTCCTCAGGGGCGGCCGATCGGCCATCGCGGCGGCGTTCTCTGCCGCCGTTCTGACTTCCCTACTCGGGATCGCCGACGAGTTCATCCAGTGGCTGGTCTGGGTCCGCGCCGGCGACTTCTACGACTGCCTGCTGAACGCCTCCGCCGCCGGCTGCGGCGTCGTCTTCGGGGCGGGCCTGTTCGGATTCGACACCGATGCGCCCAGCCCAGCCGAACGCCGCGCGCTTGCTGGCTTGTGGGTCGTCTTCGCCGTGGCGTCGGTCGGCCTCGTCGACCTGACGAACCTCGGCCACCGGATCAGCGACCCGGAACTCGGCAGCTTCCGCAGCAACTACAGCGCCGAGCGGCTCGAGAGCCTGAACGAGGACCGACGCGCCCGCTGGCCCGCGAATCAGCCGCCGACGCCACCCTTCCAGCCCTGGCAGGTCGAGGACCACTTCCTGTCCGAGGCCGCCTGGCACGTCCAGGCCCGCAACGAGGCCTTCGACGCGGAGGACTGGCCGACCGCCGCGGCCGAACAGGCAATCCTGAACCGCTACTACCCGGCCGTGCTGGAGGAAGTACGGAATCCCGACGGCAGCCTGCGCCACGCCTTCCCGCCGGACCGGGTCCGGCGGCTGCAGCAGGAGGGCGCGGTCCCCGTGCCGACGTACGAGAGTGCTGCGGGCGGCAACAGGATCTGGATCTGGCCTGGCTTTCTCGCGCCTGCTCTCCTCTTCTTCTCCCTCCTCGCAGTGGTTCCGCTGTTCATGGCTCGGCCGTCGCGCGGCACACCCCAGGACTCTCTCTAG
- a CDS encoding methyltransferase domain-containing protein produces MAEPARIDAHTTEGAPHHRPVSANSGGDLREALDDFLELKEMVAAQEADRALHDQPQMVSRFYDVVTKFYEYGWGQSFHFSPRRSGESLRDAVRRHEISIGELLALGPGTKVADIGCGVAGPLVTIANSTGASITGINLNAYQIARGQRSLRRAGLQETCGFLLASFMDVPVDDGYFDAAYSFESTCHAPDKTLCFKELYRLLRPGGELALIDWCLTDSFDEDDPIHRDIRDRLEFGNATPNLLTTSSQLDLVRAVGFEILSGRDQALECDPDAPWYRSLQGRDLSLASLGRIPAGRWFTARATSLLELLRIAPAGTGEAARILNVAADSLVEAGVAGIFTPSFLIHARKPGGSVSS; encoded by the coding sequence ATGGCAGAGCCAGCGCGAATCGACGCTCACACCACGGAAGGAGCCCCGCATCATCGTCCCGTCTCGGCGAACAGCGGCGGCGACCTGAGAGAGGCGCTCGACGATTTCCTCGAACTGAAGGAGATGGTCGCGGCCCAGGAGGCTGATCGTGCCCTGCACGATCAGCCGCAGATGGTCAGTCGCTTCTACGATGTCGTCACCAAGTTCTATGAGTACGGCTGGGGCCAGTCGTTCCATTTTTCCCCACGACGGTCCGGCGAGAGCCTCCGGGACGCCGTCCGCCGTCACGAGATCAGCATCGGCGAACTCCTGGCCCTCGGGCCAGGAACGAAGGTCGCCGACATCGGATGCGGCGTCGCCGGGCCGCTGGTCACGATCGCGAATTCCACGGGCGCCAGCATCACGGGGATCAACCTCAACGCGTACCAGATCGCGAGAGGCCAGCGATCGCTGCGCCGCGCCGGCCTTCAGGAAACATGCGGTTTCCTGCTCGCCAGCTTCATGGACGTGCCCGTCGACGACGGCTACTTCGACGCCGCCTATTCGTTCGAATCGACTTGCCACGCGCCCGACAAGACCCTCTGCTTCAAGGAGCTCTATCGGCTGCTCAGGCCGGGAGGCGAGCTTGCCCTGATCGACTGGTGCCTGACCGACAGCTTTGACGAGGACGACCCCATCCATCGCGACATTCGGGACCGACTCGAGTTCGGAAACGCCACGCCCAACCTGCTCACGACCTCCAGCCAACTCGACCTCGTTCGGGCCGTCGGTTTTGAGATTCTCTCGGGCCGTGACCAGGCGCTCGAGTGCGACCCCGACGCTCCCTGGTACCGCTCGCTCCAGGGGCGCGACCTTTCGCTCGCGTCGCTTGGGCGGATTCCCGCCGGCCGATGGTTCACGGCCAGGGCGACCAGCCTGCTGGAGCTGCTCCGCATCGCGCCGGCCGGCACCGGCGAGGCCGCCCGCATCCTCAACGTCGCGGCCGATTCCCTCGTCGAGGCCGGCGTGGCGGGCATCTTCACGCCGTCCTTCCTGATCCACGCGCGCAAACCGGGCGGCTCGGTCTCTTCGTAG
- a CDS encoding Rieske 2Fe-2S domain-containing protein: MGFRTRRSRHREPQTSDDLRLASYPHPYPDGWYRLMTSKSLRRGQIRYLECLGRALVVWRSQDSDDVHAMQAFCPHLGANLRHGRVRENRIECPFHNWQFTGDGRAACVPYSDSAPSRVAAESFPVQDVHGQIFMYHRSGGARQEAGDEVPYPVPRLPEVDEGRFAFRGHYDAGRVHMHIIEFVENAADFAHFMYIHEQMNVPWTGIPVPGIKIEHTPGVEFPEDRPWTMDFLDEAVLKFRGRPLERTRTRARATFTGAASIVNFRFFIPDAGEIDLCQTHLPVGPLEQQVDFHWFADRTVPRLLAWYVVGNWISQWRHDIRIWENKTYLDHPTLCRDDGPVVRMRRWYRQFFPDPQPAGKRPGMPQRTPSERTEGRLVGAVSN, encoded by the coding sequence GTGGGCTTCAGGACTCGCCGTTCAAGGCACCGGGAACCCCAGACATCGGACGACCTGCGTCTCGCCAGCTACCCCCATCCCTATCCGGACGGCTGGTACCGGCTGATGACCTCGAAGTCGCTCCGGCGCGGGCAGATCCGCTACCTGGAGTGCCTGGGCCGCGCGCTGGTCGTGTGGCGCAGCCAAGACTCGGACGACGTGCACGCGATGCAAGCGTTCTGCCCCCACCTCGGCGCGAACCTCCGGCATGGCCGCGTCCGCGAGAACCGGATCGAGTGCCCGTTCCACAACTGGCAGTTCACCGGTGACGGCCGGGCCGCCTGCGTGCCCTACAGCGACAGCGCCCCGAGCCGCGTCGCGGCCGAGAGCTTTCCGGTACAGGACGTGCATGGGCAGATCTTCATGTACCACCGAAGCGGCGGCGCCAGACAGGAGGCGGGCGACGAGGTGCCGTACCCCGTCCCGCGGCTCCCGGAAGTCGACGAGGGGAGGTTCGCTTTCCGAGGCCACTACGACGCCGGCCGCGTCCACATGCACATCATCGAGTTCGTCGAGAATGCCGCCGACTTTGCCCACTTCATGTACATCCATGAGCAGATGAACGTTCCGTGGACCGGAATCCCGGTTCCCGGCATCAAGATAGAACACACGCCCGGCGTGGAGTTCCCGGAGGACCGGCCCTGGACGATGGACTTCCTCGACGAAGCCGTGCTCAAGTTCCGCGGCCGTCCTCTCGAGCGGACACGGACAAGGGCGCGGGCCACGTTCACGGGCGCGGCCAGCATCGTGAACTTCAGGTTCTTCATTCCCGACGCCGGAGAGATCGACCTGTGTCAAACGCACCTGCCGGTCGGGCCGCTCGAGCAACAGGTCGACTTCCACTGGTTCGCCGACCGAACGGTCCCGCGGCTGCTGGCCTGGTACGTCGTCGGCAACTGGATCTCCCAGTGGCGCCACGACATCCGGATCTGGGAGAACAAGACCTATCTCGACCACCCGACCCTCTGCCGCGACGACGGACCCGTAGTGCGCATGCGGCGCTGGTACCGGCAGTTCTTCCCGGATCCGCAACCGGCGGGGAAGCGACCCGGGATGCCGCAGCGGACGCCGAGCGAGCGTACTGAAGGCCGGCTGGTCGGTGCAGTCTCCAACTGA